The nucleotide window AAAACAGTAAATTTTTATTCGTTATTTCAGTTTTTTGCTGGATCATTTTTAATTTAAGTCTGGTTGTTGCTGAAGAAAATAAAGTGGGAAATAAAACGGAAAATAAATCAGGAAGGAAGGCGGAAAATAGTTATAAAATAGCTCAGAATGAATATGTAGCCATTGATTTTAATGACGTGGATATAAGGATTTTTATAAAGTTTATCAGCGAATTGGTTAATAAAAATTTTATTGTTGATAACATGGTCAAAGGGAATGTGAACATTATATCTTCGGGCAAGATTACAAAGCAAGAAGCATATAAAGTATTTGAATCCGTGCTTGAAGTGAATGGGTTTACTGTGGTAAAGGCAGGTGAAATTTCAAAGATTATTCCTATGCAGATGGCCAAGTCAAAAAATGTAGAAACACGATTTGAAAAAGGTTCCGGCGGAACTGGAGATAAAATTGTGACCCAGCTGATTCCTTTAAAATACGCAGACACAAATGAAATCAAAAGGCTTTTTGTTCCATTTGTGTCAAAAACAAGTGTGATCCTGGCATACGAGCCTACAAATACCCTGATTATAACGGATGTGTATTCAAATATTAACCGGCTGATGAAAATCATTACAGCCATTGATGTAAAAGATGTGGGGCAACAGATATCTGTGATACCGGTCACCTATGCCGATGCCATCAAGCTTGGGAAAACACTGAATACGCTTTTCCAGACAAAAACAGCAAAAGGCAAAAAGACAGCCTTGGATCAGATGGTCAAAATCATACCTGATGAACGAACAAACACACTTGTTCTCCTGGCCAACGAGTTTGATACGGCCAAGGTCAAAGAACTGGTAGAGATCATGGATAAGCAGGTGCCTAAAAGCGATTCAAAAATCCGTGTTTTTTATCTTGAGAATGCAAACGCAGAAGAGCTGGCAACCGTACTTCAGTCGCTTTCCGGCAAAGCATCTGTCCAGGAAAAAGGAAAAAAAACAGCCCCGGTGGTGTCTGATACAGTTAAAATTACAGCGGATAAGGCCACCAACAGCCTGATTATCATGGCTGAAAAAGATGATTATCCTGTGCTGGAAACCATTATACAAAAGCTCGATATCCCCAGGCCAATGGTCTATATTGAAGCCTTGATCATGGAGATACGGGATACGGATGACTTTATGCTGGGGGTTGAATGGATGGCCGGAATGTCTGCCGGCAGTGTTGATGGAAATGATGCCGGTGTTTATGGAGCATTTACCAGTGAAAGTGCAAGCAATGGAATTTCTGCTTTGCCGACCATTACCAATAATATTCTTAATGTTCCCGGCGGTTTTGCCCTGGGAATCATGGCGGAAAATATAACCATTGGCGGGATTTCCTTCCCCAATCTTGGCGCTGCTATTCGGGCCATGAAAAAAAATGAAAAAGTGCAGATTATTTCCACCCCTCAGATCATGACCACGGATAATGAGGAGGCTGAGATCAGTGTGGGTGAAAATATTCCGTATAAGACAACCAGCGGTTCAGGTGATCAAAATTATGAAAATTTTGAATACAAAGACGTGGGTGTTACTCTGAAAATCACACCCCAGATAAGCCAGGGGCGTTTTGTCAGGCTGAATATTTATCAAAAGGTTGAAAAGGTTGCATCAACTGAAGAAAACACCCCCACAACCTTGAAACGAACGGCTCAAACCACGGTTGTGGTAAAGGATGCAGCTACCGTTGTTATTGGAGGATTGATCGGGGAAGACCTGACATCAACTGATTATAAGGTACCTTGTCTCGGGGATATTCCATTTGCTGGGAATTTGTTTAAATCAACCGGCAGGAAAGGGGTCAAGACAAATCTGTATATTTTTTTGACTCCTCATATTATTGAGAATCCTGTTGAGGCGGAAACCGTGTACCGGGAAAAACATAAAGAGATTTCAAAGGTCAAGGAGAACACCATTAAATTATACAGGGATAAAAAATAGCAACAGGCAGGATATGAAAATCGAAACGCTTTCCAATATACTGCAAAACCGGTTCGGCATACCAGAGGATATGGTTGCGACGGCAAGAGAGTCTGCTAAAAAGCAGGGTGAATCACTTCAGGACGCTTTGATAAGAAAAAAGATTGCCCCGGAAAAATTAATTTTAAAAGCTCTTGAGTTACAATATGATATTCCTTTTCAGGAGGGGCTGGATGTGCAAAATATCCGATCCGGCTTTACCCGGATCATTCCGATTCATTTTTTTAAAAATTATTATATCGTTCCTCTGATAAAAAACGATGAGCAAGCAGAACCGTCTGCCCTGGAACCGGTCATTGTTGTGAATGACCCCTCATCCCTGCAGGCAGTGGATGACCTGGTTTCCATATTGAAGATTGAAAAGTATCAACTGGTGCTGTCCACCAAAGGTGAGATTCTTTCGACTATTAATAATCTTTACGATAAAAAGAGTGACAGTGCCCAGAAGATTGTGGATGATATGGAAGATGATGACAGCATCATCAATGAGATTGCTCAGACGTCGGATCTGCTGGATGATACCAGTGATGCTCCCATAATCAAGCTTGTGAATCATATGATTTCCCAATCGGTGAAAGCAAAAGCCAGTGATATTCATATTGAACCGGGCCGGGACAGTTTGAAAATTCGGTATCGGATTGACGGCATCCTTTATGATCTGCTTGAGCCGCCAAAAAGGATACAGGCCTCCTTGATCACGCGGATTAAGGTCATGGCAGATATGGATATCGCGGAAAAACGGCTTCCCCAGGACAACCGCATTGAAGTACGCATTGGTAATAAAACCGTTGATATAAGGATTTCAACCATTCCAACCACTCTTGGCGAAAGGATCGTCTTACGCTTGCTGGATAAATCCAGTTCTCTTTTGACCCTGTCGGAGTTTGGTATTGATCCTGACAGGCTCAGCCTTATCCGCAAACTTTCCTCCCTGCCCAATGGTATTATCCTGATGACAGGTCCGACGGGCAGTGGAAAAACAACCACCTTGTATGCCATGCTGTCAGAAATTAACAAACCGGATATTAATATTATTACCGTGGAAGATCCGGTTGAATATAAACTTGAAGGAATTAACCAGATCCAGGTGAATCCCAAAATAGGCCTGACTTTTGCCAAAAGCCTCAGATCAATTGTTCGGCAGGACCCGGATGTGATACTGATCGGAGAGATCCGGGATCATGAGACCTCCTCCATTGCCGTGCAATCGGCTCTTACCGGCCACCTGGTGCTGTCAACCCTTCATACCAATGATGCAGCCAGTGCCATTACCCGTCTGGTGGATATGGGGATAGAACCCTTTTTGATCACTTCGGCTGTGCGGGCTGTGATTGCCCAGCGCCTTATCCGGGTGTTGTGCCATGAGTGCAAAGAACCCTGTCGTCCTGATGCTCTGGCCCTGAAAAGCATAGGTCTGACAGAGGCAGATGTTGCTCAAAAAAATATTTTCCAGGCAAAAGGGTGCGGCAAATGTTTTCATACCGGATATAAGGGACGGATGCCGATATTTGAAATTCTTGTTATAGATAAGCATCATAAATCTCTTATTTTAAAAACCTCTGATTCAACAAAAATAAGGGATCTTGCCCTTGAACAAA belongs to Desulfobacula toluolica Tol2 and includes:
- the gspD gene encoding type II secretion system secretin GspD — its product is MKLLQKNSKFLFVISVFCWIIFNLSLVVAEENKVGNKTENKSGRKAENSYKIAQNEYVAIDFNDVDIRIFIKFISELVNKNFIVDNMVKGNVNIISSGKITKQEAYKVFESVLEVNGFTVVKAGEISKIIPMQMAKSKNVETRFEKGSGGTGDKIVTQLIPLKYADTNEIKRLFVPFVSKTSVILAYEPTNTLIITDVYSNINRLMKIITAIDVKDVGQQISVIPVTYADAIKLGKTLNTLFQTKTAKGKKTALDQMVKIIPDERTNTLVLLANEFDTAKVKELVEIMDKQVPKSDSKIRVFYLENANAEELATVLQSLSGKASVQEKGKKTAPVVSDTVKITADKATNSLIIMAEKDDYPVLETIIQKLDIPRPMVYIEALIMEIRDTDDFMLGVEWMAGMSAGSVDGNDAGVYGAFTSESASNGISALPTITNNILNVPGGFALGIMAENITIGGISFPNLGAAIRAMKKNEKVQIISTPQIMTTDNEEAEISVGENIPYKTTSGSGDQNYENFEYKDVGVTLKITPQISQGRFVRLNIYQKVEKVASTEENTPTTLKRTAQTTVVVKDAATVVIGGLIGEDLTSTDYKVPCLGDIPFAGNLFKSTGRKGVKTNLYIFLTPHIIENPVEAETVYREKHKEISKVKENTIKLYRDKK
- the gspE gene encoding type II secretion system ATPase GspE translates to MKIETLSNILQNRFGIPEDMVATARESAKKQGESLQDALIRKKIAPEKLILKALELQYDIPFQEGLDVQNIRSGFTRIIPIHFFKNYYIVPLIKNDEQAEPSALEPVIVVNDPSSLQAVDDLVSILKIEKYQLVLSTKGEILSTINNLYDKKSDSAQKIVDDMEDDDSIINEIAQTSDLLDDTSDAPIIKLVNHMISQSVKAKASDIHIEPGRDSLKIRYRIDGILYDLLEPPKRIQASLITRIKVMADMDIAEKRLPQDNRIEVRIGNKTVDIRISTIPTTLGERIVLRLLDKSSSLLTLSEFGIDPDRLSLIRKLSSLPNGIILMTGPTGSGKTTTLYAMLSEINKPDINIITVEDPVEYKLEGINQIQVNPKIGLTFAKSLRSIVRQDPDVILIGEIRDHETSSIAVQSALTGHLVLSTLHTNDAASAITRLVDMGIEPFLITSAVRAVIAQRLIRVLCHECKEPCRPDALALKSIGLTEADVAQKNIFQAKGCGKCFHTGYKGRMPIFEILVIDKHHKSLILKTSDSTKIRDLALEQNMTTLLHDGIEKIFKGMTTIEEVLRVTQV